In Blastopirellula sp. J2-11, a single genomic region encodes these proteins:
- a CDS encoding diacylglycerol/lipid kinase family protein: protein MNFPPFQEDEPGRIVLFHNPIAGPLHRHDKIDRLKRKLRKKGYEVIDATTLAELETVVAPSVRLVISAGGDGTAAAAVARIGPDVPLAIFPTGTENVYGKYLGISNSTDAFIDFLSQAVVCQLDAATANGQLFLLMLGVGYDAEVVHQVASQRKGHLSQSAYFGPIVQTSWRYPFPDLQLELENESGEIEHHTGKWAFVVNVPRYAWGMSFAPQAIPWDGLLDVCILQQGGLGRGIGYLYSLLRGGWNARSDITYRRCRRVHITSESRDVRFQTDGDPGGALPVEIVVAPARFRCLVSRKFAETQRQIANSAPVL, encoded by the coding sequence GTGAATTTTCCGCCATTCCAAGAAGACGAGCCCGGGAGGATCGTCCTGTTCCACAATCCAATCGCTGGGCCGCTGCATCGACATGACAAAATCGATCGCTTGAAGCGGAAGCTGCGGAAGAAGGGATACGAGGTCATCGACGCGACAACGCTGGCCGAACTCGAAACTGTCGTCGCCCCATCGGTCCGCTTGGTGATCTCGGCCGGAGGAGATGGAACTGCCGCAGCCGCGGTCGCGCGGATTGGTCCCGATGTGCCGTTGGCGATTTTTCCGACCGGGACGGAAAATGTTTACGGAAAATACCTGGGCATCAGCAATTCGACCGATGCGTTTATTGACTTCCTTTCACAGGCCGTCGTCTGTCAGTTGGACGCGGCGACCGCCAACGGCCAACTGTTCCTGCTGATGCTCGGCGTTGGCTATGACGCCGAAGTGGTCCACCAGGTCGCTTCGCAGCGCAAGGGGCATTTATCGCAATCCGCCTATTTTGGCCCCATCGTGCAAACTTCGTGGCGATATCCGTTTCCCGATTTGCAGTTGGAACTAGAAAACGAATCAGGCGAAATCGAGCACCATACCGGCAAATGGGCCTTTGTTGTCAATGTGCCGCGATACGCGTGGGGAATGAGTTTCGCACCGCAGGCAATTCCGTGGGATGGACTGCTCGACGTCTGCATTTTGCAGCAGGGAGGTCTGGGACGCGGAATCGGCTATCTTTATTCGCTGCTGCGCGGCGGATGGAACGCGCGCAGCGACATCACCTATCGACGTTGTCGCCGAGTTCACATTACGAGTGAATCGCGTGACGTTCGCTTTCAAACCGACGGCGATCCTGGAGGAGCTTTGCCGGTAGAGATCGTCGTCGCTCCGGCCCGGTTTCGCTGTTTGGTTTCGCGAAAATTTGCGGAAACTCAGCGACAAATCGCGAACAGCGCCCCCGTTTTATGA
- the kdsA gene encoding 3-deoxy-8-phosphooctulonate synthase: MGGTAKINNLTCGDGQPLLVVAGPCVIESLDLTLSIASRLKEIAADLPIQLVFKASFDKANRTSGGAFRGVGIDEGLRVLDEVRRQLELPVTTDIHESTQAAQVAEVCDLLQIPAFLARQTDLLLAAANTGKAINVKKGQFMAPWDMKHVVAKLKESGNPNVMLTERGTFFGYGRLVNDMRALLEMSSLGVPVIYDATHSVQEPGGLGAATGGNRAMVPPMARAAAAVGIDGLFFETHPDPDKSPSDGPNMVPLDAAEKLLRQVLAVREAVSQNQ, translated from the coding sequence GTGGGCGGAACGGCCAAAATCAACAACCTAACGTGCGGCGACGGTCAACCTTTGCTGGTTGTCGCCGGACCTTGCGTGATCGAGAGTCTGGATCTGACGCTGTCGATCGCTTCACGACTCAAAGAGATCGCCGCCGACTTACCGATCCAACTGGTCTTCAAAGCGTCGTTTGACAAGGCGAACCGCACCAGCGGCGGCGCTTTTCGTGGTGTCGGCATCGACGAAGGACTTCGCGTGCTGGACGAAGTCCGCCGGCAACTAGAGTTGCCGGTGACAACCGACATTCATGAATCGACCCAAGCGGCGCAAGTGGCCGAGGTTTGCGATCTGCTGCAGATCCCCGCTTTCTTGGCACGACAGACCGATTTGCTGCTCGCCGCGGCGAACACCGGCAAAGCGATTAACGTAAAAAAAGGGCAATTCATGGCCCCTTGGGACATGAAGCATGTCGTCGCCAAGCTAAAAGAGTCTGGCAATCCCAACGTGATGCTGACCGAACGCGGCACTTTTTTTGGCTACGGCCGGTTGGTCAATGACATGCGAGCGCTGTTGGAGATGTCGTCTCTCGGCGTGCCGGTCATTTACGATGCGACCCATAGCGTCCAAGAGCCAGGCGGTCTGGGCGCCGCGACCGGCGGCAACCGAGCGATGGTTCCTCCCATGGCGCGAGCCGCGGCGGCGGTCGGTATCGACGGCCTCTTTTTTGAAACTCATCCCGATCCTGATAAATCGCCCAGCGACGGCCCGAACATGGTTCCGTTGGATGCGGCGGAAAAACTCCTTCGACAGGTGCTCGCGGTTCGCGAAGCTGTTTCCCAAAACCAATAG